A stretch of DNA from Bacillota bacterium:
GCGCGCCGGTCGGGGAGTGCTCGCGCAGGCCTGCCGGCTTGCATCCCGGGCGCTGAGAGAGGGCCCCGGCCTTGCGGCGGGGGACGCGTGGATGGAGGCCATGCGAGCACTCTTGGACCGGTGCTTCCTCGCGCCCGGCGACATGGCCGTGCTGGAGGAGTTCTGCCTGCACTTCGGCAGGGTGGACGCGGCCACCCAGGAGGCGCTGTTCCACGACGCCATCGCCCGGGTGGACCTGGCACTGGAGCAGGCGCGCCAGGACCGGGACCGGTTGGAGCGGCTCTACCGGTTCTCCGGCCTGGCCGTGGGGCTGGCAGTGGGCATTATGCTGCTGTAGCGCCCGGACGGCAGCCGTCAGGCCCTTCGGCGGGCCGCTTCCTTTCGGCAGGGGGGGTTTTGAGGTGGATATCAGCCTGATCTACCGGATCGCCGGCCTGGGCATCCTCATCGCCATTCTCCACCTCTTCCTCTCGCAGGCGGGCCGTCAGGAACAGGCGCAGATGCTGAGCCTGGCGGGTGTCATCATCGTGCTCCTATGGATCATCCAGCTCATCGGGCAGCTCTTCCGGGACGTCGAGACCGTCTTCCGGTGGTGGTAGGGGTGGAACTGGTAGGCAGGGTGGCCGGCGTGGCCGTGGTGATGGCCATCTGGCTCCATCTGATGCGGGGCCGGGTCCCTGAACTCGCCCTGGCGCTGGTGGTGGCCTTCACCGCCCTCGCGGTGGGCGCCACGCTCGGGCCGCTGCAGGAGGTGGTCTCCACCTTCGGGCGGCTCAACCGGGCGGCAGGGGCCAGCGGCGCCTACCTCGGGGTGGTGCTGAGGGCCATGGCCATCGCCTACATCGCGGGGTTCGCCGCCGAGCTGTGCAGGGACGCCGGACAGCACTCGCTGGGCATGACCGTGGAGCTGGTCGGCAAGGTGGTCATCCTGGTGATCGCGCTGCCGGTCTTCGTGGCCTTGCTCGACGCGCTGTGGCGCCTGTTGCCGGCGGTGGGGTAGGCGCAGAGAAGGGGACGTGCTTTTGCTTCCCATGAGGGACGGCGCATCGGGGAAGGGCCGGCGTACGCTGCTTGGGGCCCTGCTGGCTGTGGTGTTGGCTCTGGCAGCCTCTGCCGCCGGGGGGCTGGCGGCGCCGGCCCCGCAGGGCGGGCCGGAATCGGCCGGCTCGCAGGGGGCTGCTCCCGAGCTTCTCCGGGAGGTCTACGAGGCGGGCCTGGAGCACGTCGACCTCGACCGGCTGGAGGAGCTATACGGCCTTGTGGACGAGGAGCTGAGGGCACGGCTCAACGTGGACTGGGGCCGGTTCCTGCGGAGCATGGGCCAGGAGGGCCTGCCGGGGGCGGGTGAGGTGCTCCAGGCTCTTGCGTCCCTCTTCGTCCGCGAGCTGGTCGTCAACGCGCACCTGCTCGCCCGCCTTCTCGCCTTAGCCGTGCTGGGCGCGGCTCTCCAGCAGCTCGGGCGAGGAATTGGCAGCGACGCCGTGCTGGAGGCCGCCCGGGCCGTGGTGATGCTGGCCATGATCCTCATCGGGCTCCACAGCTTCAACATCGTGATCCGGATGATCGGGGGAAGCGTGCAGCAGATGACCGCCATCGCTCAGGCGCTCCTTCCCACCCTTGGCGGGCTGGGAGCCCTGTCCGGCGTGGGGGTTGCCACCGCCGCCCTCCACCCGATCCTGCTCGGCGTGCTGACCGCTTCCGGACAACTCCTTCAAAACGTCGTGGTGCCCGGGCTCGTACTGGGAGGAAGCCTCGCCGTGACGGGGCAGATCGCCACCGACTTCCCACTCTCCCGCCTGTCCGGCCTCATCCAGCATGCGGCGCTGGTCGTCCTGGGCCTTACGCTGACCGTGCTCCTCGGCGTCGTGGCCGTGCGGGGAGCTCTGGGGCCGGTCGCCGACGGGGTCATGCTGCGTACCGCCAAGTACGTGGCCGGCGCGACCGTCCCCGTGGTGGGACGAATGGTCTCCGAAGCGGTGGAGGTGGTGGCGGGCGGCGGCGCCCTGATCCGCGGTGGCCTCGGGCTTGCCGGGGTCGTGACGGTGGTGCTGGCGGGGCTCGCGCCGGTGGTGAAGCTGCTCGCCGTGGTTTTCGTGTTCCGGCTGGCTTCGGCGCTGCTGGAGCCCTTGGGCGACCCCAGGGTGGCGGGAGCGCTCGAAGCGATGAGCGACACGATGGGGCTGTTGCTCTCCAGCCTGGCGGCGACGGTGGTGGTCTTCATGCTGGCTACCAGCGCCATGGTGGGGGCCTCCACGCTGCCCTGGGTCGTTCGCTGAGCGAAGGAAAGAGGGGCGCGGCATGTGGAGCAGCCTGCTGGCCTGGGCTCAGGAAATCGTGGCCATGGCGGTGGTGTTCACGCTGGCGTCGCTGCTGCTCCCTCACGGATCGCTCCGGGGCACCGTCCGCACGGTGATGGGCGTGGCCCTCCTGGCCGCGGCGGTGGGCCCGGTGGTGGGCCTGGTGGAGGATGCCGCCCTCTGGAGCCAGGCCGCCGCCCGCTGGCAGGCGCCCTCCGGTCCGGCCGGTGTCCGGGAGAGCGCGCCGGAGCCGGCGCCGCTGGTCCGGGAGGGGCTGGAGGAGACCATGACAGCTCGAGCCATGGAACTGGTGGCTCGCAAAGCCGAGCGGGCCGTTCGCCGGGTCCTGGAGGGTGCCGGGTACGAGGCGCTGGCGGTTGAGCCGCGGCCCGTCCACGACGGAGATGTCCGGCTGGTGGTGAGGGCTCGCCGCCGCTCGGCGGTGGCCCTTCCCGAGGACAGGCTGCCGGCGTATCTGGCCGCCGTGGCGGGCTTGAGCGCAGACGCGGTGGAGCTTCACGTGGAACCGTAGCGAGGGGGCAGCCAGCACGTGACGGGCCGACGCGTTAACGATCTCGAGGTGGGGCGCCCTGCGGCCGGCGAACCGCAGGCTCAGGCATGGCTTGCCAGGTGGGCGGGCCTCGTGAAACTGCCCCCGGCCCAGGCCCGTACGGCAGCCATGCTGCTTGCCGCCGCAGCCGTTGGCATCGCCCTCATGGGGTTGCCTGATCTGTTCGTGCCTTCCTCGTCCAGGCAGGAAGCTGCCCGGCCTTCCGCAGCGCGCCCGTCCCCTTCGCTGATGCCCGCCACGACGCTCAACTCCCCGCCTCCCGAGCGGCCGGGGTACGGCGAGGAGGTCGAGCGGGAACTCGAAGCGATCCTGGGGCTCATGGACGGGGTGGGCAGCGTCAAGGTGTTCATCACCTGGGCGCAGGGCCCGGAGCAGGT
This window harbors:
- a CDS encoding stage III sporulation protein AE, yielding MRDGASGKGRRTLLGALLAVVLALAASAAGGLAAPAPQGGPESAGSQGAAPELLREVYEAGLEHVDLDRLEELYGLVDEELRARLNVDWGRFLRSMGQEGLPGAGEVLQALASLFVRELVVNAHLLARLLALAVLGAALQQLGRGIGSDAVLEAARAVVMLAMILIGLHSFNIVIRMIGGSVQQMTAIAQALLPTLGGLGALSGVGVATAALHPILLGVLTASGQLLQNVVVPGLVLGGSLAVTGQIATDFPLSRLSGLIQHAALVVLGLTLTVLLGVVAVRGALGPVADGVMLRTAKYVAGATVPVVGRMVSEAVEVVAGGGALIRGGLGLAGVVTVVLAGLAPVVKLLAVVFVFRLASALLEPLGDPRVAGALEAMSDTMGLLLSSLAATVVVFMLATSAMVGASTLPWVVR
- the spoIIIAC gene encoding stage III sporulation protein AC, translating into MDISLIYRIAGLGILIAILHLFLSQAGRQEQAQMLSLAGVIIVLLWIIQLIGQLFRDVETVFRWW
- a CDS encoding SpoIIIAC/SpoIIIAD family protein, translating into MELVGRVAGVAVVMAIWLHLMRGRVPELALALVVAFTALAVGATLGPLQEVVSTFGRLNRAAGASGAYLGVVLRAMAIAYIAGFAAELCRDAGQHSLGMTVELVGKVVILVIALPVFVALLDALWRLLPAVG
- a CDS encoding stage III sporulation protein AB, yielding MLTSAGLGGVGWMRARALSGRCHDLEQLRQALAVMQAAISHTRLPAAQAFERAGRAGRGVLAQACRLASRALREGPGLAAGDAWMEAMRALLDRCFLAPGDMAVLEEFCLHFGRVDAATQEALFHDAIARVDLALEQARQDRDRLERLYRFSGLAVGLAVGIMLL